The Chloroflexia bacterium SDU3-3 genome includes the window GCGGGTGCTGAGGATGGAGACTCCGGCGTGGTTGAAGAAGGCCCAGCGCTCGGTGTGTGGGAAGAGTGCGCGATAGGGCTGTGGGTCAAGCATAGCGTCCTCGCTTATCGATGGGTTGGGCTGAAACAAGCGAGCGACCCGCGCGCCGGTGGGGGCGCTGCGGGCCGCTCGGGTGGTATCATTTCTTTTTGCGGCGGCGCTGGTGGGGGCGCTGCGGGCCGCCCTGGCCCTTGGGGGGCTGGGGTGCGGCCAAGTCCTTCGGCTCGATCTCGGGCGGCGGCGGCAGCTCGGGCGCGGGCGGCGGCAGCGGTGCGGGCTGGCGCGGCGGGTGGTGGCGCTGGCCGCCCTGGCCACCCTGGCCGCTCTGCTGCATGCGCTGGCGGCGCTGGGCGTCGTGGGGCTGGCCGCTGTCGAGGATGCTCAGGTGCTCGGCATTGCTGCCCTGGCGGGGCCGTTCGCTGCGGCGCTCGCCCTGGTGGCGCTCGCCCTGGTGGGGCCGCTCGCCCTGGTGGCGGCGCTCGCCCTGGTGGCGCTCGCCCTGGTGGCGGCGCTCGCCCTGCTCGCGCGGCTCCTCCCAGTCGCCCTCCTCCAGCAGGGCCAGGGCCTCCAGCACCTCGGGGTTCTCGATCTCGTCGCGCAGCAGGCGGCGCTCGCTGGGCTGGCGCGGCTCGCGCGGCGGGCTGGCCATGCGCGCCGCCGGGGTGATGCCCTCGGCGTTGCGGCTGCGGGCCACCTGAGCCACCTGGGCGGTGGCCTCCTTCAGCACCTCGGGCTTGTACTCCTCCTGCACGGCGCTCTCGGCCAGCAGCACTGTCACTGTCTCGCGCACCACGTTCACCGCGATCACCTCGCCGGGGCCGTCGGGGGTCTGCACCCACGAGCCTTTGCGGGGCAGCTCGGCCTTGATCTGGGTGTACTGCTCGTGCTCGTACGAGAGGCAGCAGAGCAGCCGCCCGCACACCCCGCTGATCTTGCTGGGGTTGAGCGGCAGGTCCTGGTCCTTGGCCATCTTGATCGAGACGCGGGCGTAGTCGGGCAGGAAGGTGGCGCAGCAGAGCAGCCGCCCGCAGGGGCCGATGCCGCCCAGCAGCTTGGCCTCGTCGCGCGGGCCGATCTGGCGCAGCTCGATGCGGGTCTTGAAGGTGCGGGCCAGGTCGCGCACCAGCATGCGGAAGTCGACGCGCTTCTCGGCGGTGAAGTAGAAGGTCAGGCGCGATCCGTCGAAGCTATACTCGGCCTTGATCAGCCGCATGGGCAGGGCGTGCTCGACGATCTTCTCGCTACAGCGCGAGAGCAGATCCTCGTGGCGGGCGTTGAGCTGGGTCAGGCGGTCGAAGTCGGCCTGCTCGGCGCGGCGGATCACCGGCTTCAGCTCGCCGATGATCTCGGCGTCGGCCACCTCTTTGATATCCGACGCCACCTTGGCCAGCTCGGGGCCGCGCACGGTCTCGACGATCACGGCGTCGCCCTGCACCAGGTTTTCGAACTCCTGGGGGTCGAAATAGTATATCTTGCCGGAGTCCTTAAAGCGGATTCCAACAACAGTTGGCATGGGGAAGCTCCATCTATCCATCAGGCGCGAATCAGAAGGCCGCGGCGCGGGCACCAAGCCTGTCGCCAGCGGCCTTGCGGTTCGCGGGTTCAGAGCACCTAGGTGCGGCTAAGGACTTTGTAGGCGAGCACCTTGCGGGCCTTGCCCTTCAGCTGCAGCTCGCCCATCTTCTGCATGGCGAAGGCGCTGCCGACAGCGTGGCAGGTGGCCTCGCCCACGAGGATGCTGTTTGGCTCGGCTGCAGATTCAAGGCGTGATGCGGTGTTGACGGTGTCGCCCAGTACAGTATACTCTAAACGCTGCCGCGTGCCAAAAAATCCGGCGTAGGCTAGGCCGGTGTTGATCCCGATCCGGAACGAGAAGCGCTTGTTCGGCTCGTGGCGCTCGTTGAGCCGCCGGTGGGCCTCCAGCATGTCCAGCGCGGCGTTGACGGCGGCCACGGCGTAGCGCCCGGCCTGGCCGTCGTCGTTCAGGCGCGGCGCGCCGAACACCGCCATGATACCGTCGCCGATGTACTTGTCGAGCGTGCCGTTGTGGGCGAAGATCACCTCGGTCATCTCGTGCAGATACTCGTTCAGCAGCTCCTGCACCTCGCGGGGCGAGAGCGCCTCGGAGAGCGGCGTGAAGCCCTTCACGTCGGCGAACAGCACGCTCACCTCTAGCTCCTGCGGCTCCCACAGCTGGCCGTGGCGGGCGTAGTAGCTGGCCACCAGCCGCGCCACGTTGGGCGACATAAAGCGCTCAAGGTTCTGGCGCAGCTCGGCCTGGTGGCGCAGCTCGTCGCTCAGGCGGGCGCGCTCGATGTGGGTGGATGCCTGGCTGACCAGGGCCGAGAGCATGTCGCGCTGGGCCTCGCTGAACTGGTCGCGCCCCGGCGAATCGAGGTAGATCAGGCCAGTGGCCTTGCCCTCGCTGATCAGCGGCACGCAGATCGCCGAGCGGATGTTGGCGCTGATGATGCTCTCCGACCCGCCGAAATCCAGCCGCGCGTCGCGGGTGAGCACGGCCTCGTTGGCGTCCAGCGCCCGCCGCGCGATGGTGGAGCTGAGCGCCACATCGCCCTGCGAGGGCGGGTAGACCACCATGGGCACCAGCTCGCTGCCCTTGTAGAGCATCAGCACGCCGCGCTGGGCTGGCACCAGCTGCAGCGCCTCCTCCATCACGGTGTCCAGCAGCTCGCCCATGCTGATGATGCTGTTCAGCCGCTTGCTGATGCGGATGAACTCGCGCAGATCCAGCCCCAGCTCGGGCAGCTCGCCGCTCTTGATCTCGCGGCTCTCGGCGGCCAGCGGCAGGTAGCGGCTGTCATCCAGCACCACCTGCTGCACGGCGCGCTCCTCGAAGCGCAGGTCGAACGGCCCAATGCGCACGATGTCGCCGTCGGCCAGCTGGGCCTCGCGCACGCGCAGGCGGTTGAGCAGCACGCCGTTGCGGCTCTCGTGGTCGACGAGCCAGGCCTCGTGGCCGCGCAGCTCGAAGCTGGCGTGGCGGCGCGAGACGAAGACGTGGTTCAGCACGATCGCGTTCTCGGGCGAGCGCCCCACCCGCAGCCCGTGCTCGCTCAGGGGGAAGGTCCGCTCCTCGCCCTCTATCGTGACCGTGATTCGTGCCATGCCCTGCGCCCTTCCGTGATAGTGTTGCTGCCGCTTGTGTCAGAAGTATAACAAAGCCTTGTAGGCCCAACAAGAGAGCATAAGAACATTCACCACGAAGGCGCGAAGAACCATCTACCACCAAGACCCAAGACACCAAGGGAACACAAGGCCATCTATCTGGGTGAGAAGCCAACCCCACCCACCTGGCCCATCCGGCGAAGGTGCTGCTGGCGCACACTGGCCCTATGCACGAACACCAGCCGCCAGCGGCCAGCAGAGGAACGCCCAAACTTGGCGGCCAGGGGCCACACCCCTGGCCGGGGGCAGTGGACGATGGTCTAGGGCTGAGTGGACGAGGGCTGGGGATGGAAAGACACCTAACCTAGAGCGTGTAGATCAAGCATGTATCGCGCCCGCCCCTGCGGCATAGGCGGTGCGCACAAACGCGGGGGCCAACTGGCAACGCCTCAAGCAATGCCCTGGTCGACCCCCGCGCATCCAGCTGCCTGCTGTGGCTAGCCTCGGCCCTTCGGCGGGCGCAGCGCCTGGAAGGGGCGCGCGAGCATATGCCCGATCAGGGCGGGGCGCAGCGCCTGCCATGCCCGCTCCACCGGCGAGCTGGCCGTGCTGCCCTTGTAGCGCTCGCGCACATAGCTGCCTACAATCTGGTTGACCGCCTCGCGCTGCTCGGGCAAGGCCTCGCCGATGCGCTGGCCGTACTCGGCGGGGGTCAGGTGCGGCTCGTGGCGGATGCCAGCCCACCCAGCCAGCCGCGCCAGGCGGGTGTAGATCGCCGCCGTGGGCGAGAGGCCGCGCAGGCCAATATTGAGCAGGATGAAGAACAGCGCCACCAGCGCGCCGAGCGCGGCCAGGATGGCCAGCGCGGTGGCCAGCGCCCGCTGCTGGGCTGCGTCGGCCTGCGGGATGGGGCCGCCAGGGGCGGGGATGCGCTGCTGCAGCTCCAGATCCTCGCGCTCGCGGTCGCCCAGGGTGCTGGTGGATGTGAGCGGTGTGGTGCTGGCCAGCGGCGTGGCGGTGAGGCTCACCGCTGGGCGCACCGGCAGATCGGCGTAGGATGCGGGGGTCGGCTCGAAGCGCTGCCAGCCGAAGCCGGGGAAGTAGACCTCGGGCCAGCTGTGGGCCACGCTCTCGCGCACCACATAGGCCCCCAGATCCTGGTCGAAGCTGCCGCCCGCGTAGCCCTGGGCCAGCCGCGCGGGCACGCCCTCGGCCCGCAGCATCACGATCATGGCCGTGGCGAAGTCGTCGCAGTAGCCGCGCTTGCTCTCGAAGATGAAGTAGTCGGCCCAGTCGGTGTCGGTCGGCGGGGCCTGGCGCTTCTCGTCGTAGACGTAGGTGCGCAGGAAGGCCTGGATGGCCACGGCCTTATCGTAGGGGCTAGTGGCGCTGGCTTGCCGCACGATCTGGTGGGCCTGCTCGGCCACGCGCTGGCTCATCGTCTCGGGCAGCTGCAGGTAGCGCGTGCGCACCCAGTCGGGGTAGGCCTCGCCAGCGGCGCGCAGGCTAGCCTGATCGACGGTGGAGAGGTACGAGGCCACCGTGTAGACCTGGGTGGCCTGCAGCGGCGTCTGCGAGAACACGCCCGAGGTCTCCTCGAAGTTGGGCAGCGGCGGCGTGCTAGTGGCGTCGAAGGTGTGCTCGACCAGCGTGGGGATACCCGCCGAGCGGAACTGCCCGCCCATCACCAGCATGCTGTCGGCGCGGTCGCTGCTCAGCGTCACCGTCTGCGTGATCAGGGTGCGCCCCAGCAGCTCCTGCGGCAGGCTGGCCAGCGCGCCGGGGTCGAGCGGGGTGCGCGCGCCCTCGGCGGTGGTCGCGCCCACCTGGGCGCGGGCGGCCTCGCCCACGGTGTTCTCCCAGGTGCGCCCGGTGTAGCGGTCGCGGGTGATCGCCCGCCAGTAGTCGAACTCGTCGGACTGCACCTGCATCACCACCTCGTCGCCCAGCGATCGCGCGCCGCCCACCCGCATCGAGCGTGTGAAGAAGCCGCTGCCGGTGGTGCCCGGCGGCGCGTTGATAGTGCTGAACGCGGTCTCCCAGCTCTCGCGCAGCGTGGTGAAGGGGGCGCTCATCACCTGCCAGGTGCGCGCCGCCTGGGCGATGCTGACCTCGCCCGGCAGGATACTAGTGATCAGCGCGGTGCCGCCCACCACCAGCGAGGCGGCCATCACAAAGCGCAGCGGCATCCACTCGGGGAAGTCGATCAGGGCCGCGCTCCACAGGCGCTGCTGGGCCACGATCTGCTGGTGCACGATCAGCAGCAGCGCGGCGCTGAGAAAGATGAAGAACAGCGTGGTGGGCTTGGGTGCGGTGTAGGTGTAGTTGACCAAGATGACCACGGCGTTGATCAGCACGGCGGGCCATGTCCAGCGGGCGCGGAACAGCATCCAGCTGGTGGCGTAGCCCAGCGCCCACGACAGCAGCGAGAGCGCCACGATGAACAGCACGATGTCCTCGCCGCGCCCGCCCGCCTGCACGATCCGCACCAGGCTCATAGTGCGCAGCACGATCTCGCTGCCGCGGTCGCTCCAGCTGCCCAGGCGCTCGCCCATGGTCTGGCCGTAGGCGGTGGCGACCTCGGCCTGCAGCAGCGGCCCCACGCACTGCACCGCCCAGGCCACGCCTAGGGTGGCGCTCAGCCAGTGGGCCAGCCAGCCGGGCAGCCAGGCCAGCCGCGCGAATACCAGC containing:
- a CDS encoding transglutaminase domain-containing protein is translated as MIATRPPAQPYVPWYQRVALPELLPSALMAALMLWSVIQSIAQANWADGLGVLVLVALPALLVGLVFARLAWLPGWLAHWLSATLGVAWAVQCVGPLLQAEVATAYGQTMGERLGSWSDRGSEIVLRTMSLVRIVQAGGRGEDIVLFIVALSLLSWALGYATSWMLFRARWTWPAVLINAVVILVNYTYTAPKPTTLFFIFLSAALLLIVHQQIVAQQRLWSAALIDFPEWMPLRFVMAASLVVGGTALITSILPGEVSIAQAARTWQVMSAPFTTLRESWETAFSTINAPPGTTGSGFFTRSMRVGGARSLGDEVVMQVQSDEFDYWRAITRDRYTGRTWENTVGEAARAQVGATTAEGARTPLDPGALASLPQELLGRTLITQTVTLSSDRADSMLVMGGQFRSAGIPTLVEHTFDATSTPPLPNFEETSGVFSQTPLQATQVYTVASYLSTVDQASLRAAGEAYPDWVRTRYLQLPETMSQRVAEQAHQIVRQASATSPYDKAVAIQAFLRTYVYDEKRQAPPTDTDWADYFIFESKRGYCDDFATAMIVMLRAEGVPARLAQGYAGGSFDQDLGAYVVRESVAHSWPEVYFPGFGWQRFEPTPASYADLPVRPAVSLTATPLASTTPLTSTSTLGDREREDLELQQRIPAPGGPIPQADAAQQRALATALAILAALGALVALFFILLNIGLRGLSPTAAIYTRLARLAGWAGIRHEPHLTPAEYGQRIGEALPEQREAVNQIVGSYVRERYKGSTASSPVERAWQALRPALIGHMLARPFQALRPPKGRG
- a CDS encoding FHA domain-containing protein, which gives rise to MARITVTIEGEERTFPLSEHGLRVGRSPENAIVLNHVFVSRRHASFELRGHEAWLVDHESRNGVLLNRLRVREAQLADGDIVRIGPFDLRFEERAVQQVVLDDSRYLPLAAESREIKSGELPELGLDLREFIRISKRLNSIISMGELLDTVMEEALQLVPAQRGVLMLYKGSELVPMVVYPPSQGDVALSSTIARRALDANEAVLTRDARLDFGGSESIISANIRSAICVPLISEGKATGLIYLDSPGRDQFSEAQRDMLSALVSQASTHIERARLSDELRHQAELRQNLERFMSPNVARLVASYYARHGQLWEPQELEVSVLFADVKGFTPLSEALSPREVQELLNEYLHEMTEVIFAHNGTLDKYIGDGIMAVFGAPRLNDDGQAGRYAVAAVNAALDMLEAHRRLNERHEPNKRFSFRIGINTGLAYAGFFGTRQRLEYTVLGDTVNTASRLESAAEPNSILVGEATCHAVGSAFAMQKMGELQLKGKARKVLAYKVLSRT